One part of the Caldisalinibacter kiritimatiensis genome encodes these proteins:
- a CDS encoding rod-binding protein has product MNSIRNLSVNNVITQANIQKNNNVENLKSKINNAEKTKDNQKLMEVCKEFESIFIHMMLKQMRSTVPDSGITNKSTAREIFEDMYDQEVAKQVSNQGEGIGIAKVLYEQMKNSI; this is encoded by the coding sequence GTGAATAGCATTAGAAATCTAAGCGTCAATAATGTAATAACTCAAGCTAACATACAAAAGAATAATAATGTTGAGAATTTAAAATCTAAGATAAATAATGCAGAGAAAACTAAAGATAATCAAAAGCTGATGGAAGTATGTAAAGAGTTTGAGAGTATTTTTATTCATATGATGTTAAAGCAGATGAGGTCTACAGTACCTGATAGTGGTATTACAAATAAAAGTACAGCTAGAGAGATTTTTGAGGATATGTATGACCAAGAAGTTGCAAAACAAGTATCTAACCAAGGTGAAGGTATTGGTATAGCAAAAGTATTATATGAACAAATGAAGAATAGTATCTAA